CTACCAGCAACCACTGGacttcaacattttcaaacaaatattACCTTAGtaaaggattttctttttagaGGTGCTAAATAACTATAGGAATTTTGCACCCAGTTTACCAACTTATATGTTTTTAAGTGTATGGTGTGCTATTTTGTCAAATTATAAAAGTTATGGAACCAAACATATAACACATTTACAGCAGTTGATGTTATTGAGTCTTCCTTTTTTCGGAGTTGATCAAATGTCCAaacaaataaagtgaaaaacaagGGAATTATATTGTTCAAGGtctattttaaaatctataGGTAAAAGTGATTTCCCATGCAAGCCTGTCACTTCTCAAAGTTATATCTAGTTAGTAGATCACCTGTTGAGCAGTTTTATTCCTGGGCTTGTCTTTTTTCTCCTTACTGCCAGGAGAGGCAAAAAGGGAGTCTGAAGGAGCTGCACCAGCCCCTTCACTATTCGACTGTCCGGCAGCAGCAGGGATGTAGGTGTGCTTATCTCCATCCCAATACATGTACTGCTGAGTGTGAGGGTTGTAGTAGTACTGCAAAGAGAAGGGGAACaacaataaaactcaaatgCTGTGGAaaagcacacttttttttgctcatgAAACATTATAAAAGCAGCAGATTTCTATCTCTTTACCTGGGAGGTAGGGTCATAGTAGAGACCTGTGAGTGGGTCGTAATAATAACCAGAGCTTTCATCATACTGGTATGTGGACACATctggcacagctgcaaccaaacacacaacacattccTCTCAGGTTAAGATTTTAAATTACAACACCTTTCATTGATCATAAAAGTGTTAATCAGCAGTATCACAGTTAATATGCATTCAGAGAAAAACTGTAGGGCAGGATTGActcacattaaaatattttaacacCATGATTACAATTATAACTTGTAAGGAACACTTTACTGATAAAGCTGGACTCAATCAACTGATTCACAGGGGCCAGTGACATTGTGGGGGTGGAGATGGACTCTCTGACAGTggtgtcagagaggaggatgctgcCTAAGTTGCGTGTCATTGGACAATGTCTCCCTCCCACTCCACGACATGCTGgcaaaacacagcagcacattcaGTGCAAGACTCGTCTCCCCACGATGCAGCACCGAACGCCAACGAAGTTCATTCCTGCCTGTGGCCATCAAACTCCATAACTCCTTCATTTGAGAGTCAGACACTTAGTCTGAAACTTCCTGGACTTAttcaaccaaaacaactggaaacttctctgttgttttatgtttatgCTTACTATAACTGTGCAATCTGTCTGTAAACTGATCAACATTTGTTCAGACAGGTGTGCAATACTGATTATAACAGTCTTTAATGAGCCTTGTAAACAGACCGTGCAATAACTACACTGTTCATCACTGCACATTttgtatattcatatttgtaaatattatttGTAGAATCaattttgattctgattcttacGGTATTGCTGGAGCTCGTGTTCAGTCCCTGGGGTGGCAGGTTGGCTTGGAGCAGCTGGTTGTGGTTTTCCCACAATCTCAACCTACAGAAACATAAAGGgtttgaaacaacaacaaaaaaagacatttaaaaatgagtaCAAGAGTTGAAGATCATACGCAAGCATTAATATGGTACCTGTGTGGCTTGTGTGGTGGTCCCTTTGGTGAGGAGAGCAGTCTGTGTTTTGATGAGAGGCAGCTGCACTGATCCTGATGTCCCTGCATCAGATGAAATGGCAGCAACAcgtgtgaataaataaaataaaattgataaAGTCAAGTCAATGTTACAGTTATAATTCTCTCTATACTAAAAATATTTGATACTGACCTGTGGCTGCTCCTCCTGTGTATGCCCCCATCAGGGCTGCTCCTGAACTGGACAAAGCATTGACTGTGTTGTCTGCCTGTGCTTTGAAACTTGTGCCATCTAGCCCAGAGTAATCATTCCCCTCCTGACTGTAGGTcactgctgccccctgctgatACACAGCTGTATCTATACTCTGGCCTCCACCTGATCCATTCTGAGCCGTCTggaaatgcaaaacatttttaaaagatgagGCAAAAAAGACCCCACTGGTATTCaataaaattcaaacaatacaaaaataaagatgtgaTTCACTCTCATGTCGCCCTACACTGATAAATCATTTAGAAAGGGTACCTGTGTGACCGCCCACTGTGCAGCAGCTATAGCTGTGCTGGCTACTGTAGCAGCACTCACTCTGCTTCCATCAGTCAGGAACACATCACTAGcattgaaaagacagaaagagactcTTTCAGTGGTTGTCTGGTGACCTTCTTTTCAACAACAGATAgcaagagaaatgaaaaagttatttttaaccTGCTAATTTGTATTTGAATCTATTCTCCTccaaaaatgtttcagctgatttAGAGCCAGAATAATGTTCTCTTTTCAAAAGCAAAACTatatctgtctttgtgtttcctttgaTTGGTGGGTAGCACTGTTTACCGTTTGGAGCCTTTGGCAAACTCAACCACAATCGTTTTCCCGTCAATAGAGAGAGCTGGCTGAAGAGCCTGCAAGATCTGGAGCAGTTGTGATGCCTCCTGTTGATACCACAAACAGAGAAGTTTGTATGGGTTGTTCATAGGCATGTTTGTGAAAGAGAAGGCTTCATTAGTAAACTAGAGTTCATCTGTCTAGTACTTATGCATGTGGATCTGCCTATTTAAGTGTCTTACCACTATGGTAGAGAGCTGTAGAAAGGCAAAGCCCCTGTTAAGATGTGTGTGCTTGTCCTTTATCAGGCGAACATTAGAAGGGGAGAGGGTAGCAAACGGAGCCAGAGCAGATAAGATGGCATCCAATGAAGTATGTGGACCCAGGTTTCTCAGTATCAGAGCTGGTGCAGGAGAGGACGACAGAATATGATTTCATtaaacactctttttttttttgcagtttaagCATAGTAACACATACTGCTGTGAAATATCAATGCTATTATGCCTCCttcttttttacaagttttagAAAAGGTTACTTGGAGTGAATAGAAGAACAGATTGCTGTAAGGATAAATCAAGTCAAGTAATAGACTTACTGTCATTGGCAACATCTGCCTGCTGTGTGGCTTGTCCTGGGTTGACTGTAGGACTAGAAGTGTTGTATGGTGCAGGCAACGGCAATAAGCCCTGGGCCCCCTCCTTCTGAAGACCAACAGGCAAATCCCTCTGCAGCTGAGGCAACTTTAGCTCAGCTTCTGGGGAGAGACAACAGTCTGTCTATTCATCATCATATAGTGAAAGTGTTATTGTAAAGGCTGAAGATTTATGATATTTTCAGGATAGATCAGAAGATAGCTTTACCTGATTTAGGCACACTGCATTTGAAgcacttctctctccttttaAAGTTTTGCACCCCACACTGTGAAAATGTTACAAGGGCTACAGTTAAAAGCGTTAGAAAAGTGCACCTACAGTTTTTGATATACATGCATGCAATACTGATATACAATTTTAGATTTCCATATATTCacacattacaaacacacaaccttgTTGCAGAGCCAGTCCTCGTTGGCACGTGGTTTTGGGTCGCTGTAGTGCATCGACACTCTTTGTCCCAGAATCAACAGCACTCcctgaaagaaaaggaagagagaaagagagaggaaacaaagaatgatTATCAAAGATAATTGGGTCACACATGCCAGAGAAAGGCCTCATCTCACAAGAGatgagaacgagagagagagaaagagagatagaagagagaaagggggacagagagagagagagaaagagagagagtagaacTGAGGTTGAAAGAAAGAGTACACAAGAGAATTGCAACCTTCAGCTTAGGAAACTGGGACGGACTGAGATGGTGTATGTGTAGTTGTGTGAGTTGAGTCCATTATTAAGGACACAATGTATCTGTTCATCTGTGTCATCCCTCCCCCCTTAAGGGGAAACCTTTCCACAGTTTTCCACACATCCTTCCCACTGTCACCACCTTTGCCCCCAAATTGACAATAGCTCCCTCCTAAAGATGTAATAATGtatgttaaaatgaaaatgaagcaCTAAATTGGTCCGGACTGAACATACAATAGACCATGTGAGAAATGTAATTTAACTTGACTGCCATTCTATTAATGGTGATGGTACTGTAGACTTAGGACAGCGAGTGAGAACATGTAACTGAAGAAAACAGAGTCAAAAAGAAGGTTGTTTTGGACATATAATGTGCAAACGTGACAGGGAGGACCCATGTATGCAATTTCGTTTTGTCCCAGACAGATGGATAGCAGTGTAACTTAACATTTGCCTGTTTGTGGAAATCTGTGCAagtagaatatatatatatagaatgTCCCTATCAAAGGATAAAACTTACCTACCTACCTCTGTTATCTATGCCATACTGGAATGCATCATGTGCACATGAGAGGGCATGGTGTGACTGTACTCTCCTGATATGAACCCATTCATctcactgtttgtgtgtatatgtgtatgtgtgtctgtgtagggGAGAGTGACCTGGTTGGTCTCCATCCAGCGGGTGGCCTCCTGTATGACATTAAACTCGACGAAGGCGAATCCTCTGCTCTGACCTGGACACCGCCCAGCGCCATGGTAAccgaacaacaacaacaacataacaacaacGCAGTGAGGGGTTAGTGCTTCATgtccagaggagagagagaccctGTATCAGCACTAATTAATTCAGTCATTGCTTCCTCCCCCCCTTGGGAATAACACACTTTGACGGCCAGTTTGAGAGCTGCTGTCAAATTCTCCTCAAGGGTGGGAGGACACAATGTCAAGTATCTCCACAGGGtcagggaaagagggagagagggggagatcCTACCCACTCATCAGTTTGAGCTCTGTGGCTTTAAATGATGAAGTACCcagtcagaaaacacacacacactacacacaacacactacacacacacacacacacacacacacacacacacacacacacaactctgaAACTCTGGAGAGTCAGAGTGCAGTTGGAACTATGTAGCACTGTGGTGTAATGTCTCTATAGGACCCATATCCTGTCCATGCAGTACTATAAATGATTGACAGCATATTTAGATTCATAACGTTCTTGAACACTGGTGTATGGTATCACATGGACAGTAATCACAAAAGGTCATCAtttaaacagagaaacagtGATGTAGgggtgagagagacagagcagcgCAGGAGGACTGCAAGTATACCTGTGTCAGAGAGGCACACTTTACAGACAACCAGTGAGTTAGCAGAAAAGGTGGCCAGTGAGACAATGATCTTAATAGGAAACCTTAAGAAAAAGCTTTTTCAGAGTGGTATGGATGACATATACACATATCTGCAACACTTGtactcaaacactcacacattcaAAAATAGCAACAATTTCAAACCCTTTCAAACTAATTGTCATTCTGCTCATGTCTAAGCTGACACTGTGAGTTCACCTACTCAAGACAGAACTCACTTCAAGATGGATGAGGCTGAATTATGGAAAGGTAAAGACAGTAAGAGAGCCAGGTAGAAAGAAAAACTCAAGCAATGTGGTAAAGGTCTATGACTGCATGCATTAGGGCTGTAACGGTATTTGTATTTGTCTGATGGTACAGACGTCATGGTTTGGTGCATGCAGTCatacaacaaacatgtttaagtgGAGAAAAGGTAGTATCCACTTCCCATTCCAGGTGGCAGTAATGCTCATAACTGTTTGCCGACAGCTATTAAACAACAAACGCAGAAGaagcaacaaaacacaagaggaagAAGTGTAATATGGCAAAATGACACAGCGGAGCTAGAAGACAGGGCTTGCTTCTTTTAACAAGTTGTGTCTAGTAAGGTATGTCACTGGAAACACATTGAATATGCTAATGAATATTAGACGGCGTAACCTAGAGGTGCCATCACTGGAGTACAACGAAAAGCAACATGTATTCAACAACTTCATcccactgtttttaaaaagcctctggCACAGAAGGCACAGAAAAGTAACCCTGGCTTGCCCCAACCTTGTTACATTGTCCCAATCCTGTGTGCACAGCCAGTCCGCGAGCTGCCCTATACTGGAGACCACAAGAAGGGATTTTGCACGAGTTGTTCGCTGCACAGTCTTTTGCAGTAACAACAGATGGATCATGGACTCCTATTGCACTTACAGCTATCTCCCAGACTGCACAACTGTAACAACTTGGAGTGATCATTATACACTTTTAAGAAGGGTATATTTACCTCACAGACTAATTTCTTCTAAAACgtatgcattttattttgcattatatcttaaattgtatttatttctttatgttcAAATCACTAAATGTTATTCTTTTCTgtgttctctttttattcttgtttatttttttggttaatGTTTAATACACTACAGGCTGGGATGCCGGTAGCCttgtggttagtttgcacaTCTCTTTATGTACAAAGAATATagtttggctcctttcccgcatggcAGTAGCATGGCATGGCCAAAACCTAGGTACAATTGAACCATGACTACTGTGTACCGCTACACCCCTAGCatgcatgcatttttttctctggaAAATGTTCATAGAAATCTTCTTTGAAGAAGACTTGGATGTTTTGTTGCCATCTGGGAACTGGCGAGAATTAAGATTCCAGCAGACCAAAGAAATAAAGCAGCAATCTGAGCAGAAGCCTGTATAGTAGTAGATAAATTAGTCTTCTTTGCATCAGCTATAACTCAGAGTATGATGAAAGATAGTGACAGTAAGAGAGGTGGAGAAGAAAAGCTGACATTAATTAGTAGACCAGGCAGATAAGGGGAGAGCAATGAAAATGGAAGAGCTGGTAATGAATCAGTGGGATGAAAGGGGAGAgtaaataacagaaaataacCGGGCATAGGACAAATTCTCACCTGAAGATTTGTTCCTCATCAAGCGAACTTCTCTCGGCTGGATCCCCTGTTCCTGCAGTTGTGCGCGGATCTAAGAACAAAAGAGGCTTTATTGCAATTTAAGCTTAATGAGAAAAAGTTTTATCATCACACTattgttaaaacacacaaacatgcaaaggAGGTGTACACTTACCTCATTGGTGGTGGCATTGGGCGGCAGCATCCGAAGCATTATGATGTTGCTTGGCTTCTGGTTGTGGTCTAGATCTGCGCGGTAGTCCTGGTCCCTCTGATCCAACTCGTCAAGAGAGAGATCTGGTCCAGCACTCTCACAACTATGCTCctcttctcctgcaggaaaAGCCTGCACAGAACAGTCACAGATTAGCAACATATGAAGACGAGAACATAAAAGGTGTAGCAGCTctaagaacaaaaacagaaataacttATGACTCACCCTCCTCTTCATGGCCCCATGAGGGAAcctgtcctcctctctttgtcttgCTGTATTGTATTCAATCTGCTCAGAATGGATGCCTCCACAACCCCAGAAGCCATCCTTGGCCCCTGTATGTGAAGAACTATTCTCAGGAAAAACTCTTCCGCCTTTTCCTCGGCTTCTTTCATGTGGACCTGTGCGCAACTGCTCGTACTCCCGGCTGGATCCGTCTTCCTCTTTCTGGAGCATGGAAATGGCTTGATCCGGCTGAGACTGAGTGCAAGGAGGCCACATGCGTCTCTTCCCATCACGCCCTATGTCCCCTCgtccctctcctctctggtgAAACCCCACCCTGCCTAGGGGGCGACCTGGAGAGAAGTCATAAACACCCAGCGACTGCTCCTCCTGAATGTAAGGTCCGTCCCCGTCGTCCGCTCTGACATCATACCCGGGCCCTGCCTCCTCATCTTCTTGGCCATAACCTCGATAGTCCATGTCCCGAAAGTTGTGATCGTTGTGGGTGTTTCCATAGCGACCTGTTCGATCTCCTCGCCCACCCCTGCTGACCATGACAGACAACGTGTGTGTTTATAACCTTACTTACTCCAACACACCTCTTCTTTGCGTGAGAGAACCGTGTGTGACCACTTAACTCACCTCCTCTCATAGTCCATGCTGATTAACAGACTGCTGCTTCTGGTCCCTGTCCTTTTCCTATTTAGTAACAGCAATGaggttctgaaaaaaaaaacacacacacacacaatttaatAAAGGAAAAGCAATTATTAGTAGATTTGAAGTTTACTTGACAGCCAGACTGTAGGGCCTTTTACAAAAACAGTCAACGCTATAAAGCGACTACATTTCATAGAGATGTTAGCCCACAGGCTGTTAACGACGCACATCAGCAGGTTAGCTGGATTTTTGAATACCGACATCTCGAAAATAGTCTTTCTCCACCTGGACTCCTTGGCATACATCTGGTAACCACTCTCCAAaaccaacaaatgcaaaaaTGCATAGGActgcaccaacaacaaacacGTGTCTGAGCAACGAACGTGCATAAACTAAAAACCAAAATGTGAGCATTTTTAACAATGACGTTCGCTTAGCAGGCATGCTAACTATTTTAGCCCGATGTTTGGTAACTCGGTGAGGCAGGGGAGCTGTCCCCTGACGGCCGCTCAAACACTACTGCTGTTGTCACATGAAGAAGAACTATCACTTACCACTGCCACATATCCCCGACAACAGTTCTACCACGTTGAAGTGAAGGTTGAAAcgctgttattgttttttttgtttttttttcccaaggaCCAAAGTGTGATTATTTTTCAGGGAACAAGTGTAAAATGGCTACAGCGAGACATTTCAAAGTGGGAGGGACCAATGTCTGACTTTGATATGTGATTGGTGTTTGGAACGCGAAAACATTAACGACAAATATGATTGGACAAGACAAGCACGCCAACCCTAAACTGGAAGCCAAGAGGGATATAGGATGAACTCATAAGCTACGACAACAAAGATATCTtgatatcaaataaaatgaaatgattgaatcacatgttttttttttcaggttatgaatgttttatttggaggaaaaaaaagtaaattaatgCCAGAAATATAGTGTGGACTGATGcaagcaaaaacaaatgaatggatccaagaaacacataaataccttaaaaacagaaaaccctACTATCACCTTTATTCTGAAGCCAAAATCCAGAAATCCTAATGtgtcacagtaaaaaaaaatgcaaagaaaaaaaaaatacaggtaCAATAACTGCTCTTGTATCTCACCTGCCAGCCATGTACCCTAAGGTCGACctttaatcaaacaaaacaattctaagattacagggtttttttttcagtaaactgACGTAAAATGATGACAGTAGGATTAAGTCAAACAAGAAAGATTTACTAAGAAAATAAGAGACATCAACAATAAAAAGATATAGTACAATAATGACAGTTTCATTAAAAGGGGAGAGAATTGAGTTAAAGGCAAATTTGAAATACACATCAATAACATGTCCTTACAAGGCCTTGtaagacatacagtacataataTACTTTATAGAAGAGAAGACTATCATCTAAAGAAAGAATATTCAACTTATGAACTACATCACTCGTGTTCAAACAACACAATCAATTGAATCTctattacacacaaaaaaaaggtcctaAAAATTCTTAACATGATTAACCTGATTGTGCCTCTATGGAGAGTACAATGTCTTCCAGTAAAGTGGTGGTTTCTATGTCACTCTGAGTAGCTGTTTATTCCATTACCCATCTGAGCCGTAAAATGTGGCCTTCAGGGGTAACTTTGGCATGGAAACAATGGGTTAGGTCAGCGACGCAGAAGGCCTTTCCATGCATACAGTACGTAGACACTTGTtattacacactcacacaaatatacacacattcaCTGCATGCAGACCTGCACTGGAGAAAACAAACCACCATACAgtcccacacacatacacacacacacacacacacgcacacacagacttaaGTACAGGTAAATATTTCGGTATGGGAAAATATCTCATACAATCTAGTTTACCCCTGCATAGCGCCTGAGTCAGAATATAAGCCTGAAGGAGCCAAGCCAATGGCAGGGGAGAAAGCATTCACAAATGTGATTTATGGACACTACAAATGACAAAATTATACCCCGTCTCAAGTTATGAACCATAACCCCTTAACTTCCTCTTCTTGACCCCTGCTCTCAAGGCACTACATGTAGGCGATACTGTGTAAAATCCACTTAGACATTGTCTCAATTTAACCCACTTTACATGAACataattattttgtcttttttcacatCCCCATTGTCTTTGGCCTGGTAATGACCGTTTCCAACTTCATTCCAATCATGGCACATTTCAATAAGTTTACGTCTACTCAACTTTAAATCACCCCTGACCATCTGCCAAAGAGATTTCTAGATCTAAAAGTGTTTGATAGAAGAAACCAAAATGGTACATAACCAATGTAGAAACCAAGGATTGAGGTGTAGAAGCCTATCAAATAATTTAAGATCTGCTTTCATTTGCCAAGGATAACTGTATGATGACAAATTGAGCATCTGCAAAACTTTTCTGGGCCCTTCCCAAAACTCTCCCAAATGTCAAATATCAATGGAAGCTGCCCTCTTATCTGTGCTTGACAgcagccccctcctctccctgagCCTATAACAGAAGGCAGGTGGACTTCCTGCAACGTTTCTTGGCAGCCAGTGCTGCCCTAGTTGCCATCTCAAAGACTTCCCTCACACCATCTTTGGATTTGGCAGAACACTCTTGGTATCCACTTGCAGTGATGCGGGATGCCATTTCTTTGCCATCCTCATATTTAACTGGCTCCTGGAGACAAATATGAAATTGGAGGttacattttgacatttacTTTAACAATGTGAACAAACAGCATCAgttttgaacaaaaaaacataaaaaaactaaacctGTTTCATTTTGGCAAGCTCTCGTCTGGTGTGTTCGTCATTGCGCAAATCTTTCTTATTGCCAACAAGGATAATAGGAACGTTCGGGCAGAAGTGTTTCACTTCAGGTGTCCACTTTTCAGGAATATTTTCTACAGTAAGAGGGAAAATGCAGCAATTCATAAAACATGCCAATGTCAAAATTGCAAGGCATTCAATATACAAGATACAACCAGTGCAAACTAAGACCATACCTAAACTGTCAGGGCTGTCTACAGAGAAGCACATTAGAATAACATCAGTGTCAGGATAGGAAAGAGGTCGCAGTCTGTCATAGTCCTCCTGACCCGCTGTATCCCAAAGTGCTAGCTCTACCTGAAATGAGACAGAGTTACATGTAAggatcaacacacacataggatTCATTAAATGGGGAAACTGAGgcatttaatttaaaacttaaaggtggtcagtagctttttccttaaaaaaatagaatatagACCTATACAGAAGTAATGTCGAtcaatcatcacttatgggcCTCTATACATGGGTGGTCTTCACTGTGTCTTAAAAGACTTTGCCCTCTGCCTGTATTTTAAAGTTTGGTATGTTGTGGTTCTGGGTAGGGAAATGGTGTGCTTccctcagccaatgacagcgcacaggTGAGTTTGGGAGCGGATACAATTCGGCAATTGGACATTATCCAAACTGGCGAATATGACGGACAAGGACGTAGCGgcaaataacagaaaatataatcatcGTAAAGCGAAATGCCAAGCagataaagcttgttccaaaacgagggtgaaccttgtgttggctttacCCGTGGACGcagagttggcctgctttctgctggacaggcaggtgccaaacaccggTGGTTAACTTGTGCTAGCATGCtgttgcagtgtaggtacaaagagaaaactgccacactacgtcctgcatcGAGTGTGGACTTCTAGGGGCCATGAGCCCAGTAAGCTTGACGCGTCTTTATGACAGCACCAGCAGTGCGCACAGACCCAGTACTACCTGTGCCCACCCACCCAGGGGAGATCTGCAGCTCCCATGTCTTACATTAATACAAAATTTGTA
This region of Labrus bergylta chromosome 12, fLabBer1.1, whole genome shotgun sequence genomic DNA includes:
- the rbm10 gene encoding RNA-binding protein 10 isoform X3, whose translation is MSVFKNPANLLITSLLLLNRKRTGTRSSSLLISMDYERSRGGRGDRTGRYGNTHNDHNFRDMDYRGYGQEDEEAGPGYDVRADDGDGPYIQEEQSLGVYDFSPGRPLGRVGFHQRGEGRGDIGRDGKRRMWPPCTQSQPDQAISMLQKEEDGSSREYEQLRTGPHERSRGKGGRVFPENSSSHTGAKDGFWGCGGIHSEQIEYNTARQREEDRFPHGAMKRRAFPAGEEEHSCESAGPDLSLDELDQRDQDYRADLDHNQKPSNIIMLRMLPPNATTNEIRAQLQEQGIQPREVRLMRNKSSGQSRGFAFVEFNVIQEATRWMETNQGVLLILGQRVSMHYSDPKPRANEDWLCNKCGVQNFKRREKCFKCSVPKSAELKLPQLQRDLPVGLQKEGAQGLLPLPAPYNTSSPTVNPGQATQQADVANDTLILRNLGPHTSLDAILSALAPFATLSPSNVRLIKDKHTHLNRGFAFLQLSTIVEASQLLQILQALQPALSIDGKTIVVEFAKGSKRDVFLTDGSRVSAATVASTAIAAAQWAVTQTAQNGSGGGQSIDTAVYQQGAAVTYSQEGNDYSGLDGTSFKAQADNTVNALSSSGAALMGAYTGGAATGTSGSVQLPLIKTQTALLTKGTTTQATQVEIVGKPQPAAPSQPATPGTEHELQQYPVPDVSTYQYDESSGYYYDPLTGLYYDPTSQYYYNPHTQQYMYWDGDKHTYIPAAAGQSNSEGAGAAPSDSLFASPGSKEKKDKPRNKTAQQIAKDMERWAKSLNRQKENMRSVSSSPAVGSTAPPPGFTRTPGHSRLDDRRESASADAGYAVLEKKGALSERPQIFLDQIRQSTERSPPQQQGLVPAYSGETDSEEEGGDKDEKEGRMTDWVKLACLLCRRQFPSKEALIRHQQLSELHKQNLEQRRLHQEVTGKERLVDGPEAPDAKRRKFSPIDGISGTSLGARMLQGGVKKGLLFRNMQVE
- the rbm10 gene encoding RNA-binding protein 10 isoform X1, yielding MSVFKNPANLLITSLLLLNRKRTGTRSSSLLISMDYERSRGGRGDRTGRYGNTHNDHNFRDMDYRGYGQEDEEAGPGYDVRADDGDGPYIQEEQSLGVYDFSPGRPLGRVGFHQRGEGRGDIGRDGKRRMWPPCTQSQPDQAISMLQKEEDGSSREYEQLRTGPHERSRGKGGRVFPENSSSHTGAKDGFWGCGGIHSEQIEYNTARQREEDRFPHGAMKRRAFPAGEEEHSCESAGPDLSLDELDQRDQDYRADLDHNQKPSNIIMLRMLPPNATTNEIRAQLQEQGIQPREVRLMRNKSSGQSRGFAFVEFNVIQEATRWMETNQGVLLILGQRVSMHYSDPKPRANEDWLCNKCGVQNFKRREKCFKCSVPKSEAELKLPQLQRDLPVGLQKEGAQGLLPLPAPYNTSSPTVNPGQATQQADVANDTLILRNLGPHTSLDAILSALAPFATLSPSNVRLIKDKHTHLNRGFAFLQLSTIVEASQLLQILQALQPALSIDGKTIVVEFAKGSKRDVFLTDGSRVSAATVASTAIAAAQWAVTQTAQNGSGGGQSIDTAVYQQGAAVTYSQEGNDYSGLDGTSFKAQADNTVNALSSSGAALMGAYTGGAATGTSGSVQLPLIKTQTALLTKGTTTQATQVEIVGKPQPAAPSQPATPGTEHELQQYPVPDVSTYQYDESSGYYYDPLTGLYYDPTSQYYYNPHTQQYMYWDGDKHTYIPAAAGQSNSEGAGAAPSDSLFASPGSKEKKDKPRNKTAQQIAKDMERWAKSLNRQKENMRSVSSSPAVGSTAPPPGFTRTPGHSRLDDRRESASADAGYAVLEKKGALSERPQIFLDQIRQSTERSPPQQQGLVPAYSGETDSEEEGGDKDEKEGRMTDWVKLACLLCRRQFPSKEALIRHQQLSELHKQNLEQRRLHQEVTGKERLVDGPEAPDAKRRKFSPIDGISGTSLGARMLQGGVKKGLLFRNMQVE